In Nocardioides bizhenqiangii, the DNA window GGCACCGTCGACGAGGAGGAGCTCGCGGGGGACATCGACAGCGCCGTGGCCATCACCGACGACTGGTGGCAGCGGCACTGGAAGGACTACTTCACCGGTCGTTACACACCGCCGAACGTCGTCGGCCTCTACGACGGCTACGACGAGGCGAGCGCGCCGACCTGCTTCGGTGAGTCGCTCCCGCCGGGCAACGCGTTCTACTGCCCGGACGGCGACTACGTCGCGTGGGACAAGACGCTGCTCGAGCTCGGCTACGAGATCGGTGATGCCTGGCCCTACCTGATCATCGCCCACGAATGGGGCCACGCGATCCAGGCCGACCTCTCGATGGAGCTGCAGTCCGAGAAGTACGAGCTGCAGGCCGACTGCCTCGCTGCCGCCGTGCTCTACGGACAGGAGGCTGACGGCAACCTGACCTTCGAGGACGGCGATGAGAAGGAGATCGTCGACGGCCTCAACTTCATCGCCGACGAGGTGCCGTGGGGCATGAGCGGCGACCACGGCGACTCGTTCCAGCGGATCGAGGCGTTCAACCTCGGTCGCACCGCCGGCGTGCCCGGCTGCCTCCCCGGCATGACCAACTGACCTGGAGCAACGCCGTCCAGCTCAGTGCTCGTCGTAGTGGGCACCGTGCTCGGCGTGTCGGTGCCCGTCGTGCACGTAGTCGATGTGGTCGTCGTGCGGGACCGCCAGGTGCCCGCAGTCCGGACCGTGCTGGTGCGGATGGGTCTCGGTCGGCTCGTGCTCGGTCGGGCCCGCGTCCGGGAAGGGAGCTCGCAGCCGGGCCCGGTGACGGGTCCACACGCCGACCGGCCACGCGACGACGTACCCGGCGAGCGCCAGCAGCACGATGGTCGGCCCGGGCATTGCGTTGACGTCGTAGGTCGACGCGACCGCCGCCAGCACCAGTCCGCCCACCGACGCCACGGTGCCGAGCACCATGGCGGCGGCGATGGTCGTACGGAACGATCGCGTGAGCTGCTGGGACGTGGCGACCGGCACCACCATCAGCGCTGAGACCAGCAGCAGGCCGACCGTCCGCATGGCCACCGTCACGCTGACGGCTGCGAGCACCGCGACCAGCACGTTGTAGAAGGAGACGCGGAGGCCGGCCACCCGGGCGAAGTCCTGGTCCTGAGCGACGGCGAACAGCTGTGGCGCCAGGCCGAGGCACAGCACGATCACCACGGCGGCCAGCACCATGGTCACGATGACGTCGTCCACCGAGATGGTCGTCAGCGAGCCGAAGAGGTAGCGCTGGAGGGTCGCGGTGCTGTTGCCGCCGATGCCGCTGATCAGGATGCCGCTGGCGAGACCGCCGTAGAAGAGCAGGGCCAGGGCAACGTCGCCGCTGGTCCGGCCGCGCTCCCGGATGATCTCGAGCAGGACTGCGCCGCCGATGGCGACGAGCACGGCGGTCCAGGTGGGCGAGGTGCCGGTCACAAGTCCGAGCGCGACGCCGGTGACGGCCACGTGGCCGATGCCGTCACCCATCAGCGCCAGCCGCCGCTGGACCAGGAACGTTCCCACCGCGGGAGCCGCGAGGCCGGTGAACAGCGCGGCGATGAGCGCCCGCTGCATGAATGGCTCCGAGAGCAGCTCGGCCGGGCTCATGTCGAGGATCCGTTCGGCCGGTCGAGCGGGGACGCGACCTGGGGGGTGTGGTCGTGAGGGGTCGTCGCGGCGTGGTGGTGGGTGTGCGGCTCGCCGAACCAGGGCTCGTGTGCCTCGTGGTCACCCAGTGGCTCGCCGTCGTAGATCACACGACCGTCGCGCATCACGACGGCCCGGTCGACGAGGGAGGCGAGCGGCCCCAGCTCATGGGTCACCAGCACGACGGTCGCCTGCCGCGCCTTGAGGGCGGCGAGCGCGCCCGCGAGCGCCTGCTGGTTCGGACGGTCGACGCCGGCCGTCGGTTCGTCGAGGAAGAACAGGTCCGGCTCGCCGGCGAGTGCGCGGGCGATGAGGACCCGCTGCTGCTGGCCGCCGGAGAGGTGGCTCACGGCGTCGCGCCCGCGATGCGCGAGGCCGACGATCTCGAGCGCCTCCTCGATCGCGGCGCGATCGGCGCGGGACAACGGCCGGAGCAGCTTGCGTCGGGTCAGTCGGCCGGCGGCGACGACCTCCCAGACCGAGGCCGGCACTCCGGAAGCCGCGGTCGCGCGCTGTGGCACGAAGCCGATCCGCTGCCACGAGCCGAAGGCGCTCAGCGGCGTGCCGTAGATCCGGACCTCGCCGCTGCTCAGCGGCCAGAGGCCCAGCAGGGCGCGGACCAACGTGGACTTGCCGGACCCGTTGGCCCCCATCAGGGCGAGGAAGTCGCCCACCTCGACCGTCAGGTCGATCCCGCGGAGCACCGGACGGCCGCCGATCTCGACCGCGCCGTCGGCGATCGATACGGCTGCCGTCCTCGAGTCGGGCGTCACGTGCATTCGTTGGCTTTGCGGATCGCCTCGAGATTGTTCTGCATCAGTGAAAGGTAGTCCTCGTCCGAGGACGCGTCTGCCAGACCCTCGATCGGGTCGAGCGTCGCGGTGGTGAGGTCGAGGTCGGAGGCGAGACCCTCGACCAGGTCCGGCTCGAGCGGCTCGCTGAACACGGTCGTGATCCCTTCCTTCCTGATGAGCTCCTGCAGCTCGCCGATCACTGCGGGCGACGGCTCGGCGTCGGGGGAGAGGCCGACCAGTGGTGCGATGTGCACCCCGTACTTCTCGAGGTAGCCGAACGCGTCGTGCGACACGACGATGGTGTCCCGCTCGCATGCGGCGAGACCGCTGGTGAACTGACTGTCGAGCCCCTCGAGCTCGCTGCGGAGGTCGGTCGCGTTCGCCCGGTAGTCGTCGGCGTGGTCGGGGTCGATCTCGGCGAGCTCGTCGGCGACGGCGTCGGCGAGGTCGGCCACCCGCAGCGGGTCCTGCCAGAAGTGCGGGTCGGTGTCGCCGTGGTCGTGCTCCTCCTCGCCCTCGTGCTCGGCGTGCTCCTCGTGCGACTCCTCGGCTGCGACCAGGTCGACGACGTCGGCAGCGTCGAGTGCAACACCCTCGGCGTTCTGCTCGACGGCGTCATCCACGGCGGGCTGGAAGCCATGCTCGAACACGACCAGGTCAGCGCCTGCGATCTCGGCGGTCTCGTTGACGTTGAGCTCGAGGTCGTGCGGCTCGGTCCCGGGCTGGGTCAGCAGCTCCACGTCCGCGTTGTCGCCGGCAACCCGCTCAGCGACGTACGCAAGGGGATAGAACGCGGCCGCAACGGTCACGCCGTCCTCCGCGCTGGCGCCGCCCTCGTCGAACGCGGAGCAGCCGGCACCGGTCAGGGCGAGGACGGTCAGGGCAGGCAGGAGTACTCTGGAGCGCATGAGAATCATTCTCAACTCCGGATCCGGTTGCGTCAATTCCGCACTGTCGCCGTAGGGTCGTCCGGTGCTCGTCGTCAGTCGTTTCCGCGTCCCTGCGCGGGAGGCCGACGGGATCCGCGCCCAGCTCCACGAGGCGCACGCGCTGCTCGCCGCCAAGGCCGGGTACGTCGACGGCACCCTCGGCCGCAACCTCGACGAGCCCGACCTCTGGGTGCTCGCCACCCGGTGGGACAGCGTCGGCGCCTACCGGCGGGCGCTGTCGTCGTACGACGTGAAGCTCGCCGCGGTCCCGACGCTGAGCCGGGCGATCGACGAACCCAGCGCCTACGAGGTCGTGGAACCGAACGCGGTTCTGAACGTGCAGGAACCCCGCGTAACCTAAGGGTCTCGTGACGCTCGCCAGAACGAGCTCCTCGACCAGCGAAAGAACGCTCCGCAGCCGGCGGAGTCGTCCCCATAGAGAAGGAATTGCCGTGGCGAAGCCGCCTCCCTCCGCCGTCGACCAGGTCGTCTCCCTCGCGAAGCGGCGAGGGTTCGTCTATCCATGCGGCGAGATCTACGGCGGTACCCGCTCGGCGTGGGACTACGGCCCGCTCGGCGTGGAGCTCAAGGACAACATCAAGCGCCAGTGGTGGAAGTCCATGGTGCAGATGCGCGACGACGTCGTCGGCCTCGACTCCTCGGTGATCCTGCCGCGGCAGACCTGGGAGGCCAGCGGCCACGTCGCGACGTTCTCCGACCCGCTGACCGAGTGCCAGTCGTGCCACAAGCGGTTCCGAGCGGACCACCTGCAGGAGGAGTACGCCGAGAAGAAGGGGATCGACGACCCCGATTCGGTGGACCTCGCCACGCTTGCCTGCCCCAACTGCGGCACCCGCGGCGCATGGACGGAGCCGCGACAGTTCTCCGGCCTGCTGAAGACCTACCTCGGCGTGCTCGAGGACGAGAGCGGTCTGCACTACCTGCGCCCCGAGACCGCGCAGGGCATCTTCCTCAACTTCGCCAACGTGGTGACCTCGAGCCGGGTGAAGCCGCCGTTCGGCATCGCGCAGGTCGGCAAGAGCTTCCGCAACGAGATCACGCCCGGCAACTTCATCTTCCGAACCCGTGAGTTCGAGCAGATGGAGATGGAGTTCTTCGTCAAGCCCGGCGAGGACGAGGAGTGGCACCAGTACTGGATCGACGAGCGGACCCAGTGGTACGTCGACCTGGGCGTGAAGAAGGACAACCTGCGCCACTACGAGCACCCCAAGGAGAAGCTCTCCCACTACTCCAAGCGCACCGTCGACATCGAGTACCGCTTCCGGTTCGCCGGCTCCGAGTGGGGCGAGCTCGAGGGCATCGCCAACCGGACCGACTTCGACCTCTCGACCCACGCCGAGGCGTCGGGGCAGGACCTGAGCTACTTCGACCAGGCCGCCGGGGAGCGCTACGTGCCGTACGTGATCGAGCCGGCCGCCGGTCTGTCGCGGAGCCTGATGACCTTCCTCGTCGACGCCTACGAGGAGGACGAGGCGCCGAACACCAAGGGCGGCGTCGACAAGCGCACCGTGCTGCGGCTCGACCCGCGGCTGGCACCCATCAAGGTCGCGGTGCTGCCGCTCTCCCGGAACGCGGACCTCACACCGAAGGCCAAGGACGTCGCCACCGAGCTGCGGCGCGCCTGGACGGTCGACTTCGACGACTCGGGAGCGATCGGCCGCCGCTACCGGCGCCAGGACGAGATCGGCACGCCGTACTGCGTCACCGTCGACTTCGAGACCCTCGAGGACCACGCGGTGACCGTGCGGGAGCGCGACTCCATGCAGCAGGAACGTGTCGGTCTCGACCGCCTTTCGTCCTACTTCGCCGAGCGTTTCATCGGCTCCTGACGTGCGGTCCACCTGCCACAATGGGCGGGTGACTCCTGGCCGACCCCTGGTGAGCCGCGCCGCTGCCGCGGTCGCGGGAGGCGTGCTCGCCGCCGGGTTGCTTGCCGCGTGCGGCGGCTCTGCCGACGGCGACGGCAACGAGGAGGATGAACCCGCCGCGGACTCCTCGGCCACCGGGACCACGAGCGCGGCGCCCACCGACTACCTGCCGGTGCCCGAGGGCGTGGTCCTGACCGAGCCGGGTGCCGCCCTCGGCTTCGGCGACGAGGCGACGATCGCGTGGCGTCCGCGTCAGGACGACGCGGTGGTCGCGCTCGACCTCACCGTGGACCGGATCGACCGGACCACCTTCGACGAGTCCTTCGAGGGCTGGGTCGTCACGCCCGAGATGCGCGGCCAGGTGCCCTACTTCGTGCGGGCGACGGCCACCAACGTCGGCGAGCAGGCGGTCGGTCGGCTGCTGGTGCCGCTGTACGGGTTCTCCGCCGCGGAGAGCATGTACGAGCCGCTCGACTTCCGCGAGGAGACCTTCGAGCCGTGCCCCGGCGGGAGCCTTCCCGAGACCCTCAAGCCCAGCCGGTCCGTCGACCTCTGCTTCGTCTACATGCTGCCTGAGGACCAGGAGCTCGCGTCGGCGGCGTTCGGCCCGGTCGGCGATGTCCCGCCCATCACCTGGAGCGGCGAGATCACGGAGATCGAGAAGCCGGAGAAGAAGAAGGACAAGAAGGGCAACCGGGACGACCAGGGCGACCAAGGCGACCAGGGCGGCTGATTTCGCGCCCGCGGTGGGTCGCCCGGACAATGGACGGATGACGTCGACCGCCGCCGCGCACCCGGGCCTCGAGCTCGGATCCCTGCGCGTCGCGACGCCGGTGGTGCTGGCGCCGATGGCGGGCATCACGAACGCCGCCTACCGACGGCTGTGCGCCGAGCACGGCGCGGGCCTCTACGTCTGCGAGATGATCACCAGCCGCGGGCTGGTCGAGGGCGACCCGACGACCCGGCGGATGCTCGTGTTCGACGATGCCGAGCAGGTGCGGTCCGTGCAGCTCTACGGCACCGATCCCGCCTACGTCGGCAAGGCTGCCGAGCTGCTCTGCGGCGAATGGGGCGTCAACCACATCGACCTCAACTTCGGTTGCCCGGTGCCCAAGGTGACCCGCAAGGGCGGCGGCGGGGCGCTGCCGTGGAAGCGGGGGCTGCTGGCCAGAATCCTCGAGTCCGCGATCGCGGCGGCGACGCCGTACGACGTGCCGGTCACCATCAAGACCCGCAAGGGACTCGACGACGACCACCTCACGTACCTCGACGCCGGCCGGATCGCCCAGGACGCCGGCTGTGCGGCGATCGCGCTGCACGGGCGCACGGTCGCCCAGGCGTACTCCGGCGAGGCCGACTGGGACGCCATCGCCCGGCTGGTCGACCACGTCGACATCCCGGTGCTCGGCAACGGCGACATCTGGGAGGCCGCCGACGCCGTCCGGATGGTCGAGCAGACCGGTGCTGCCGGCGTCGTCGTCGGCCGGGGCTGCCTGGGACGGCCCTGGTTGTTCCGTGACCTCGCCGCCGCGTTCGACGGGACCGAGGTGACGACCCTCCCGTCCCTGGGCGAGGTCGCGACGATGATGCGCCGCCATGCCGAGCTGCTGGTCGAGCACATGGGGGAGGAGCGGGGCTGCAAGGAGTTCCGCAAGCACGTGACCTGGTACCTCAAGGGGTTCGGGGCAGGCGGCGAGATGCGTCGTTCGCTCGGCCTGGTGTCGACGCTCGCCGACCTCGACCGGTTGCTCGCGGACCTCGATCCGGGTGAGCCGTTCCCGGTCTCCGAGCTGGGCGCGCCGCGCGGTCGTCAGGGCGCTCCGCGGAGCCGCGTGGTGCTCCCGGAAGGGTGGCTCGACGACGCCGACGGCAGCGACTGCCACCTTCAGGAAGCCGTCGACGAGACCACCGGAGGGTGACCGGGAACACGGTCCGAACACCCCCTCGGGATTCGGAGTGTGAAAACTCGTGTGCTTTAGTCGACCTTCGTGCCCGACGCCGCTACGGTGGCTCGGGCACCTGACAAGACAAGCGAAAGCAAAGGAATCAGCGCGTGGCAGGCAAGCACAGCCACAAGCGGGAGACCGCGCGACGCAAGCCTCGGGCAGCGTTCATCGCGGCCCCCTTGGCAGTACTAGCAACAGGTGCAGCAGTCTCGGCAGGCGTGGCGGGCTCGGTCCCGGCCTCGAACCTGCTGGCTGCCGACTCCTCGTCGGCGGTCGACAGCAGCGGCGACCGCGACAGCATTCGTGAGCGCGACCTGCGCGACCTCCCCGTCGTCTCCCGCGACAGCGGCAATGCCCGTGGCAAGGTCGCGGTGGTCAGCCCGGTCGACAAGATGCTCACCGCCGAGGCGGTCGAGAAGGCCGTCAAGCAGGCAGACTCCGAGCTCTGGACCACGACCACCCTCAACCTGTGGACCCGCCCGGACGCCAAGGCCGAAAAGCTCGGCGAGCTCGCGAGCGACAAGAAGGTCCTCGTCACCGGCCGCTCGATGAACGGCCGCGAGGAGATCGTCCTCAACGGCCAAGCTCGATGGGTGACCGCCGGCTACCTCAGTGCCGACAAGCCGTTCGCCCTCGGTGGCGACTGCACCAACGGCAGCTCCGTGCCGTCGGCCGTCAGCCCCAACATCACGCTCGTGCACGAGGCCGTGTGCGCCAACTTCCCCGAGCTCACCTCCTACGGCACCTTCCGCAGCGACGGCGAGCACGCGCAGGGCATCGCCATCGACATCATGGTGTCCGGCGACCGGGGCTGGCAGGTCGCGGAGTTCGTCCGCGCCCACTACGCCGAGCTCGGCGTCAGCTACGTCATCTACTCCCAGAGCATCTGGTCCGTGGAGCGCTCCGGCGAGGGCTGGCGAGGCATGGAGGACCGCGGGTCCACCACCGCCAACCACTACGACCACGTGCACGTCACGACCTACTGAAACCAGCAAAAGTTGCACCGGATGTAAGCCTGGACGTCTGCCGTGCAGCGGTGCTGTGGTGACGCCGCCGCACCCGGCTCGACGCTCAGACCAGCGCCGACGACGGCGCGACGCGGGAGTGGATCGTCCCGCGCCCGATAACCTTCGACTCGATCGCAGTAACGACCAGCGCGATCACGAAGAACCGTGTCGGCAGCGGGGCAAAGCAGAACAGCGCACCGACGATGAGAGCGACGCCAGCCCAGCGCGGGGCCTCTCCGCTGCGCAGGAGGCCGATCCCGGTCAGCAGCCAGCCGATCGCCATGATGATGTACGACGCGATGAACCCGGCCTGCACGAGCGGGATCCCGGACCCCGCGATCTCGGCGCCGGCGCCGTCCATTTGCGCAAGACCGGGCAGGACGAAGACCATGCTCCAGGCGCCGCCGACCCCGAGGAGGGTGCCGACCATCGCGAGCCAGACGCCGGCCTGACCGACGCCCTCGCGGAGGCCGGCGAACTCCTGGGAGAGGCGGAACAGCGCCAGGACCAGCAGCATGACGCCGACCGTGGCGCACACGGACGCCGCAATCGCGTAGGGAGACTTGGCGATGGCGAGGTCGGAGTCGAAGCCCTCGACGACGAACGTGACCACGAGCAGGAGCAGGCTCAGCAGGGTGAGTGGCCCGGTTGCGAGGGCGGCAGGACGGAGGTTCATGGCGGATTCCTTTGCGACCGAATGGTTGGGACGGCTCACGCTAGGAAGCAGTCGTCTCGTCGATCGACCTCCTGGAAGACCGTCCTTCTCCTCCGCGAGGAGGACGTCGGACGAAGCCGGTCGTGGATAGCCTCGGGCCATGTCGATCAAGCAGGTGGACGTCCTCGTCACGGGCACGCTCGTCGCGCTCGGCTTCGTCCAGCTCGTGTCGGCTCCGCCCGATCATCCCCAGGCAGCCGCGCTGCTCACGCTGGGCATGACGATGCCTCTGCTGGTACGCCGCACCTGGCCGCTGCCGGTCGTCGTCGTCAGCGGCGCCGCCGCGACGACGTACGCGTTCGCGATCGAGCCGAACCCGCCCTTCGCCGGTTTCCTGGCGCTGGTCGTGATGGCCTACTCCGTCGGCCGGTTCTCCGGGGCGGTGGCGACCGTCGCGGGGCTGGTGTGCATCGCGGCGGCAGTGGTGGGGACGAGCGTCACCCAGCCGACGGCGCCGTTCGAGTGGATCTACCCTATCGTGTACTTCTTCGGTGCTTTCGCGGTGGGCCGGTTCGTGCGTGCCCGGTCCGGTCGTCTTGCCGTGGAGACGGACACCAGGGTTCGGGACGCCGTGGTCGATGAGCGGGGGCGCATCGCGCGGGAGCTCCACGACGTCGTGGCGCACGGGCTCGGGGTGATGGTCCTCCATGCCGAGGCCGCGGACGAGCTGCTCGGCTCCGACCCGGAAGCCGCGCGACGGTCACTGCGACAGGTTCAGCGGTCGGGCCGTGAGGCCATCGGCGAGTTGACGCTTCTCTTGGGACTTCTGCGCGAGACCGATCCCCGGGAGGGACACGAGCCCCAACCCATGCTCGCGCAGCTGCCCGACCTCGTGCGCGAGTTCGAGAGCAGCGGTCGTGAGGTCGCACTCACTGTCGACGGTGACATGGGTGGCGTGCCGACCGGGATCCAGCTGACGGTGTACCGCGTGGTCCAGGAGGCGCTCACGAACGCGGCCAAGCACTCCCTCGCCCGGCGCGTCGAGGTCGCCGTGGCTGCGGGCGACCGGCAGGTGCTGGCGACGGTCGCCGACGACGGGCCAGTCCGAAGTGGCGCCGCGGGCGCGGGACACGGGCTGGTCGGCATGCGGGAACGAGCGGCCCTGTACGGCGGCAGCGTGGACGCCTCCCGGGCAGGATCAGGCTTCAGGGTGCGACTGGCGGTGCCGTTGCCGTGATCACGGTCCTCGTTGCCGACGACCAGGCCCTGGTCCGCGACGGCCTCCGCCTCATCCTCGACTCCCAGGCGGACATCGAGGTGGTTGAGGAGGCCGCGGATGGTGATGAGGCCGTGCGCGCCGCCACCCGACTCACCCCCGACGTCGTGCTCATGGACATCCGGATGCCCGGGGTGGACGGGCTCGAAGCTACCAGCCGGATCACCTCCCGCACCGGCTGCCGAGTTCTCGTGCTCACCACGTTCGACCTCGACGAGTACGTCGTCGAAGCGCTCAGGGCCGGAGCCAGCGGTTTCCTGCTGAAGTCCTCGCCGCGTCAGCACCTGCTGCACGCGGTCCGCACCGTGTGCGAGGGGGGCGCGCTGCTCGACCCGCGGCTGACCGTGCGACTTGTCGAGGAGCACGTGCTCGGCCGGACCGTGGCGGACCCGACCGCCCAGCAGCAACTCGGCAGGCTGACCGCAAGAGAGCGTGAGGTGCTGGCGCTCCTGGCGCGCGGTTTCTCCAACACAGAGATCGCGGCGAGACTCCACCTCGGCGAGACGACGGTCAAGAGCCACGTGGCACACACGCTGGCCAAGATTGAGGCCCGTGACCGTATCCAGGCCGTCGTATTCGCCTACGAGGCCGGCTTCGTCCGGGCGGGAGAGCCTCCTGGCATCAGCTGAGCCGGAGGAGCTTGTCGCCCCTCGGGGATGTCCGTGACGCGCCGGCGAGCGTGAATGTTGCTCGGCTTCCCCGCTTCACGGCCGGCGCTCACCTTCAGAGGATGCCACGCGTGACTGGCGGCGCGTGGACACCTGCTTGGCATGCCATTCGGTCACTTCGATCATCCGACTCCGCCAGCAGCTGGATTGCGCGAGCGCGTCGTCGCTTCGCTCGCGCCGCGTCAGCTCGGGCGCATCCGCCAGGTCGGCGCGGCCCACGCGACGCGGAGCTGGACGATCCCGTTGCCGGTGAGCCGGAGGAGCACCACGCCTCCGCGCCGGTCGGCGGACAGGAACCCGACCTTGACCCGGCCCCGGTTGGTGAACACCTCGGTCGCGACGACGTCCCAGTCGATCGGGGCGTAGACCAGGCGATCGATCCGACCACGGTCGGCGGGGAAGTCGTCGATCAGGTGTGCGGCCTCCCGGGTGAGGTCGCGGGAGTAGGGCCACCACAGTCCGGCCGCCTCGGCCCGGTCGAAGGTCGGGGCGAGCTCGAGGCGGAGCGCGCCGAGCGGCTGCGGATAGCGCTGCTGCTGGTTGTGGGCTCTCGGAGCACCCATGGCGAGCCTCTCCTGGGGGCCGGCGGTGCGGCACCGGATGCACCGCCGTTCCCTCGACCTGCACTTCATCGTACGCGGCGGCACAGGAACCTCGGGCGTTCTCGCCCAGAACGGCGCGCTCCCGACAGCGATCAGGTCAGCCGCTCGTGCCAACTGACCGCAGACGCGTCGGTCAGTGACGCCACCTGGTCGACGACCACCCGCAACCGGGCTGCGTCGTCGGCGGCCGCGTGCCAGTCGGCGAGGAACGCCTCGTCGAGCTCTTCCGGAGCCCGGTCCTGCAGGACGATGACCAGCTCGGCGAGGAGCTCCCGCTGGCGTTCCTGGAGTGCTACCCGGTCGTCGTCCTGCATCACGTAGTAGGCGGCGATGCCCTTCAGCGCGGTGATCTCGGTCCAGGTCTGCGCGGGGATGACCAGGTCGCCGCGGTAGCGGACGAACGGTCCGTCGCTCGCCGCGAAGGTCGCCTGCTGCACGGCGCCGCAGAAGCGCCCGATGAGGTCGCTGGTGAGGTTCTTCAGCGCAGCGAGACTGCGCCGCGATCCGTCGTACGACGTCGTCGGCCAGCTGCCGATCTGCCGCAGCCCGGTGAGCACCTCGTCGAGGGCGTCGTCGGTGGTGTTTGGCGCGTACCACGACCGGACCGTCTCCCAGACGGCTTCGCGGTCGAGGCGGGTGAGGTCGATCTTGCCTGCGACCGTGCCGTCCTCGACGTCGTGCACGGAGTAGGCGACGTCGTCGGCCAGGTCCATGACCTGCGCCTCCACGCAGCGCCGCCGGCCGGCCGGCGCGCCGATCCGGACCCAGTCGAACGCAGGTCGGTCGTCGTCGTACACCCCGAACTTGGCGCCCTCCCGGGTCACGCCGTCGCTGTGCACGCCGCCGGGCTGCGGCGCCTCCGCCTTGGGCCACGGGTACTTCGTGCAGGCGTCCAGCGTCGCCCGGGTCAGGTTGAGGCCGACAGAGTCCCCGTCCGTGTCGGCGGTCTTCGCCTCGAGCCGGGTGAGCAGCCGCAGGGTCTGGGCATTGCCCTCGAACCCGCCGCAGTCGGCGGCGAGCCGGTTGAGGGCGCGTTCGCCGTTGTGCCCGAACGGCGGGTGGCCGAGGTCGTGGGCGAGGGCCGCCGTCTCGGCGATGTCGGGATGAGTGCCGAGC includes these proteins:
- a CDS encoding neutral zinc metallopeptidase; this translates as MHPTRLAGLVALALVGPLSLAGCGGDDDDSASDPETVATVTVPPSPAASETTTTTEPPTESVTTDTTDTTESMTIAPTGTVDEEELAGDIDSAVAITDDWWQRHWKDYFTGRYTPPNVVGLYDGYDEASAPTCFGESLPPGNAFYCPDGDYVAWDKTLLELGYEIGDAWPYLIIAHEWGHAIQADLSMELQSEKYELQADCLAAAVLYGQEADGNLTFEDGDEKEIVDGLNFIADEVPWGMSGDHGDSFQRIEAFNLGRTAGVPGCLPGMTN
- a CDS encoding metal ABC transporter permease encodes the protein MSPAELLSEPFMQRALIAALFTGLAAPAVGTFLVQRRLALMGDGIGHVAVTGVALGLVTGTSPTWTAVLVAIGGAVLLEIIRERGRTSGDVALALLFYGGLASGILISGIGGNSTATLQRYLFGSLTTISVDDVIVTMVLAAVVIVLCLGLAPQLFAVAQDQDFARVAGLRVSFYNVLVAVLAAVSVTVAMRTVGLLLVSALMVVPVATSQQLTRSFRTTIAAAMVLGTVASVGGLVLAAVASTYDVNAMPGPTIVLLALAGYVVAWPVGVWTRHRARLRAPFPDAGPTEHEPTETHPHQHGPDCGHLAVPHDDHIDYVHDGHRHAEHGAHYDEH
- a CDS encoding metal ABC transporter ATP-binding protein encodes the protein MTPDSRTAAVSIADGAVEIGGRPVLRGIDLTVEVGDFLALMGANGSGKSTLVRALLGLWPLSSGEVRIYGTPLSAFGSWQRIGFVPQRATAASGVPASVWEVVAAGRLTRRKLLRPLSRADRAAIEEALEIVGLAHRGRDAVSHLSGGQQQRVLIARALAGEPDLFFLDEPTAGVDRPNQQALAGALAALKARQATVVLVTHELGPLASLVDRAVVMRDGRVIYDGEPLGDHEAHEPWFGEPHTHHHAATTPHDHTPQVASPLDRPNGSST
- a CDS encoding metal ABC transporter substrate-binding protein, whose product is MRSRVLLPALTVLALTGAGCSAFDEGGASAEDGVTVAAAFYPLAYVAERVAGDNADVELLTQPGTEPHDLELNVNETAEIAGADLVVFEHGFQPAVDDAVEQNAEGVALDAADVVDLVAAEESHEEHAEHEGEEEHDHGDTDPHFWQDPLRVADLADAVADELAEIDPDHADDYRANATDLRSELEGLDSQFTSGLAACERDTIVVSHDAFGYLEKYGVHIAPLVGLSPDAEPSPAVIGELQELIRKEGITTVFSEPLEPDLVEGLASDLDLTTATLDPIEGLADASSDEDYLSLMQNNLEAIRKANECT
- a CDS encoding antibiotic biosynthesis monooxygenase family protein; amino-acid sequence: MLVVSRFRVPAREADGIRAQLHEAHALLAAKAGYVDGTLGRNLDEPDLWVLATRWDSVGAYRRALSSYDVKLAAVPTLSRAIDEPSAYEVVEPNAVLNVQEPRVT
- a CDS encoding glycine--tRNA ligase, with the protein product MAKPPPSAVDQVVSLAKRRGFVYPCGEIYGGTRSAWDYGPLGVELKDNIKRQWWKSMVQMRDDVVGLDSSVILPRQTWEASGHVATFSDPLTECQSCHKRFRADHLQEEYAEKKGIDDPDSVDLATLACPNCGTRGAWTEPRQFSGLLKTYLGVLEDESGLHYLRPETAQGIFLNFANVVTSSRVKPPFGIAQVGKSFRNEITPGNFIFRTREFEQMEMEFFVKPGEDEEWHQYWIDERTQWYVDLGVKKDNLRHYEHPKEKLSHYSKRTVDIEYRFRFAGSEWGELEGIANRTDFDLSTHAEASGQDLSYFDQAAGERYVPYVIEPAAGLSRSLMTFLVDAYEEDEAPNTKGGVDKRTVLRLDPRLAPIKVAVLPLSRNADLTPKAKDVATELRRAWTVDFDDSGAIGRRYRRQDEIGTPYCVTVDFETLEDHAVTVRERDSMQQERVGLDRLSSYFAERFIGS
- the dusB gene encoding tRNA dihydrouridine synthase DusB translates to MTSTAAAHPGLELGSLRVATPVVLAPMAGITNAAYRRLCAEHGAGLYVCEMITSRGLVEGDPTTRRMLVFDDAEQVRSVQLYGTDPAYVGKAAELLCGEWGVNHIDLNFGCPVPKVTRKGGGGALPWKRGLLARILESAIAAATPYDVPVTIKTRKGLDDDHLTYLDAGRIAQDAGCAAIALHGRTVAQAYSGEADWDAIARLVDHVDIPVLGNGDIWEAADAVRMVEQTGAAGVVVGRGCLGRPWLFRDLAAAFDGTEVTTLPSLGEVATMMRRHAELLVEHMGEERGCKEFRKHVTWYLKGFGAGGEMRRSLGLVSTLADLDRLLADLDPGEPFPVSELGAPRGRQGAPRSRVVLPEGWLDDADGSDCHLQEAVDETTGG
- a CDS encoding mucin-2 protein; this encodes MAGSVPASNLLAADSSSAVDSSGDRDSIRERDLRDLPVVSRDSGNARGKVAVVSPVDKMLTAEAVEKAVKQADSELWTTTTLNLWTRPDAKAEKLGELASDKKVLVTGRSMNGREEIVLNGQARWVTAGYLSADKPFALGGDCTNGSSVPSAVSPNITLVHEAVCANFPELTSYGTFRSDGEHAQGIAIDIMVSGDRGWQVAEFVRAHYAELGVSYVIYSQSIWSVERSGEGWRGMEDRGSTTANHYDHVHVTTY
- a CDS encoding sensor histidine kinase → MSIKQVDVLVTGTLVALGFVQLVSAPPDHPQAAALLTLGMTMPLLVRRTWPLPVVVVSGAAATTYAFAIEPNPPFAGFLALVVMAYSVGRFSGAVATVAGLVCIAAAVVGTSVTQPTAPFEWIYPIVYFFGAFAVGRFVRARSGRLAVETDTRVRDAVVDERGRIARELHDVVAHGLGVMVLHAEAADELLGSDPEAARRSLRQVQRSGREAIGELTLLLGLLRETDPREGHEPQPMLAQLPDLVREFESSGREVALTVDGDMGGVPTGIQLTVYRVVQEALTNAAKHSLARRVEVAVAAGDRQVLATVADDGPVRSGAAGAGHGLVGMRERAALYGGSVDASRAGSGFRVRLAVPLP